AAGCGTTTCGATACACTGGCCAACCGGTTATGGAGCGGAAAAACAGGTAAAGGCCGCATTATCGTCGCTGACAACGTACAAGACGGTGTCGAGCAAGCGGGTGTTGCCCCTGATTTTCGTTATAAAGGTAAAGATGATGAGAGTACCTTGTACTTTGTGCATCGTCAGACAGACAGCGAAGATATTTACTATTACACCAACCGTAAAAACCGCGAGGAGCCAGTCACGTTCTCATTTAACGTATCGGGTAAAACGCCATATCACTACAACGCCGTCACAGGAGACATAACCGCGCTAACAAGCAAGGAAATTAATGGCGTCACCGTGATTGAGAAAACACTGGCGCCTTATGAGTCTGGTTATGTGGTATTTGGTGAGTCACCTTCACCAGTCACCCATCCAACAACGGCTTTCAGCCAGTCAACAACACTGAAAGACGAATGGCTGGTCTCGTTCCAGGAAAACCGTGGTGCTCCGGCGCAAGCCACTCTTTCTTCCGGAAACTGGGCAGAGTCTGATAACGATGGTATCCGTTATTTCTCAGGCACGGCGAGTTATACGCAGACGTTTACCATCGATAAAGCCATGCAAGGCAAGCCCGTACAGCTTCATATCGAAGATGTCCGGGATGTGGTAGAAGTCGTGGTAAATGGTGAGGTGGTAGATACGCTCTGGAAGCCGCCGTTTCACGCCGATGTTTCTCATTACCTGAGTGCTGGTGAGAACACGCTCACGTTGAACGTGACCAACTTGTGGGTGAATAGACTGATTGGCGATGCACAGCCTGATGTAAAACAAAAATATACGTTCACTACACTACCCACGTATGTGCCAGACGCACCGCTGCGACCATCTGGCCTGCTTGGTGCTGTAACGTTGAAGTGGTAGAAACCTCACGTTGCCAATATGGAGTCAGCCCGCGAGCTGGCTCCGTATATTGACAGAAACCGCCAACCAACCAAAAATCACGTAGTTAGCCTGCCGACCACAACATTCTCGCAGTAAATAAAAATTAAGAGAAAGAGGCTAGGTGTTTCCCAGCCGAGCTCTTGCTCTTTGGCCGACGAGTGGCGTTCGAGACAAACGCGTGTAGCCGAACTTTATAGGTGAGGTTTGCGCTAATAACCTGCTTAATAACGCATTATCGTAGTGCAATATTGGTATTAACAGTTTGCTCCGACTGAATTGCGAAATTGCAATTCACTACAGGCCTCTACTTTTAAGCCAGTTTACAAACTGCGGGATCATTCCTGTTGACGTCGTGCCCGGTCTGCCCACACCAAAGCCATGATCACCCTTTTCATAGGCATGAACCTCAACCGGTACAGACTGTTTTTGCCATGCGGTGACGATACCAAAACCGCCCTTACCATATAATCCATCATCTAATGCAATGGCGGTAAACATCGGTGGTGCATCGTTTGGTACTTCCAGCGCTTTCATTGACCCGTAGATATAGCCTAAAAATGCAGGACGGTTATCGGTTTCAGCAATAGAAGCCATTAAGGTTGTCTTGGCCCCCGCAGAAAATCCCATAAAGCCAATGTGTTGGGGATTTACCGCAAACTTCTTTGCGTTATCTTTCACAAACGTTAGTGCCTGAAGCGCATCTTTTGGTGCTTGTGAAACGAAGGTATCAGGACCCTTACCTTTCGCTTTAGCAGCAAACACACTGCTCACATAAGCACCATATTCATTCACATCAACAGGCGTCTCATTTAAGGTATAGGTAAGAATAAAGGCCGCAATGCCTTGTGCATTGAGTGCTTTTGCAACCTCAAGCCCTTCTGTTTGCACTGCCAGAGACAAAAACGCGCCGCCCGGCGCAATGATAACAGCCGTGCCGGTTGCTGTTTCAGGCTCAGGTATAAATGCATACAATGACGGATTAGTGACATTGCGAACAAGGTATTGCTCAGAATTGAATCTACCAGGCATTGAGATGGACACCTGCCCCCACATTTCCTGATCATTTTGTTGCCTTTCTTTATCGTCCGGATAAAGCCGATAAGGTTCACCCAGAAATGATTGCTTCTCGACATTCTTATTGGTAACCGTCGGGGCATTTTGCGCAAAGGCGTACAGGCTTGTTATTAACAATAGCAACAATAAACTGAGTTTTTTCATAATTATAAATCCAGAGTAAATCACCACGACTATGAGGCTTTAGTTTGTGAACCTACTGGAAGACAGCCTGTAAGGGTGACTACCAGTAACGTAATTGAACTGACCGGGCGCCAGAGATAAGATCACCCATTATCTCATGAGCGCAAAGAACTTAACCCGCGTAGTCCTTGAGTGCGAGACGAATGGTGATGGCTGTAACAATGCCGCCTAAGCATGCTCCCCACAGCGTTTTTACAATCACAGCTTAAATAAACGCCCTTGAGTCGATACTGAAACCAAACGTGAGCAAGGCGAAAAAATTTAGCGTCACCACAGCCCCAAGTAGCGCAAACAGCAATGCCCGAATAGCGGGATGAACGGGTAACCACGACGCAGATTCAGTCTTTTCGTTTATAGTAAGTTGACCATTGCAAATGCGTTTACGAGTCAGAAAAGACGAAAAAAATGCCCCCATAAATCCAATCGCGAGTCCTTGAGGTATACTGTCGGTAAACAGGCCATCACTTCCCTGCATGGGTATATCTGCCATTCCGCCAAAGATCAAAAATACAAAAAATAAACTGAACAAGCCATTGATACCCGCCCAATAATGGTTTCCACGCATCTATACCTACTCAGGGACACTTTACGCATCTTGTTACTATTCCTTTAAATTTTTTTAACAGGATGTAACTTACGTAATTTATTTAACTCGAACAAATTGTTTATTTTTCATAATCCATAGAGCAAGCCTATACTTAGATTTTAACGCCTGCCGCCTAGGTATCCGTATTGCATTACCCATTAACGTAAACTATACATCCGCCAAAAATAACTATTATTACCGAGAGTGAATTCACGTTATTTTTACACTTTGCAAATCAATTTTTGACATCAGGACGTAATATGATCGATCGACGGCAATTCCTTGCAATGGCATCTGCAACCATGACTGCACCACTTTTTGCCAAAGCTGCAACGTCTTCTGTTCCACAGGATGGTTCGTTTCCGGATAAATTCTTCTGGGGCGCAGCGAGTGCCGGCCATCAGGTTGAAGGCAATAACGTAAATTCCGATATCTGGTTGCTGGAAAATGTAAAACCTACCTTATTTAAAGAGCAATCCGGGGATGCATGTAACAGTTTCGAGTTGTGGGAAACTGATTTGGAGCTCTGCCGTAGTCTTGGATTCAGCGCTTACCGTTTTTCTATTGAATGGGCACGAATTGAACCGGAACCAGGTTTATTTAGTCAGGCCATGATTGATCACTACAAGCGTATTATAGACGGGTGTCACAAGCGAAATATGATCCCGCTGGTTACTTTTAACCATTTCGCCAGTCCGGTATGGTTTGGCGCTCGCGGCGGTTGGATCAACCCTGAAGCGCCTGCATTGTTTGCAAATTACTGCAGCAAAGTCGCCAGTCAAGTCGCTGACAGTATTGGTTATGCGGTAACGTTTAACGAACCTAACTTACTACGCTTATTAAAAGTGATAGGCATACCGCCCTTTGTTTGGGATATGCAGGAAAAAATGCTGGCTGCTGCAGGAAAAGCATCCCAGTCTGATTATTTCTGTGCGATAAATGCGGCACGATTATCAGATTTGGATGTGATGAACTCGCTTTTAATTGAAGGCCACATAGCTGCACGTCAAGCAATCAAAGCAGAACGCACTAATCTTGATGTTGGTTTTACTCTGGCGATGTTGGATGACCAATCTGAAGGGCCGGATTCCGTTCGTGATGATATGCGACAGTATAACTATGGCGACTGGTTAAACGTGACAGAAACCGATTTTATCGGCGTGCAAAACTATGAAAAGGTGATATGGAATGATAAAGGGCGTGTACACACACCGGAAGATGCTGAAAAGAATAATGCCGGTAGCTGGATTGACGCGACCTCATTGGCCAATACAGTAGCCTACACCTATGCAGAAACAGGCAAGCCTATTATTGTTTCCGAACATGGTATTGGTACAAACGATGATAGTCAGCGCGAACGATTCATTAAACATTCTTTAAAGCATTTACAACGTCTTATTGAGGACGGAGTGCCGGTGAAAGGCTATATCCACTGGACGTTGCTGGATAACTTTGAATGGATATCGGGTTATTCCGAACACTTTGGGTTGCATACCGTCGATAGAAAGACCTTCGAACGCAAACCAAAACCCAGTGCTTTAGCCTACTCAAAAATTATTAAACAGAATCGCGTATAGTTCAGTATGTTTAGATTATTCGCATCCCCTGGAGCCTGCTCTCAGATTTCCATTATTATATTGGAAAAAGCGCAGGCTAATTATGAACTCCACAGTGTTCACCTCGCCAAAGGTGAACACAAAAAGGCAGAATATCTTTCAATTAATCCCAAAGGAAAAGTCCCCGCTCTGATGACTAAACACGGGGTGCTCACTGAAACGCCGGCTATTGTGTTATTTTTGCATGAAGAATTCGAAAATGCAGATATTCTTCCTGCTAACTACCCGGTGACTGAAGTCGTCAGCGATCTGAGCTGGTTTGCCAGTTTTATTCATCCACTTATTACCCGTTACGCTAAACCAGATCTAATTGGCGTGACCACTGAAGTCGATGCAGTAAAAACAGTCGCTCAAACTCAATTGAACAGCGCCTATCGCAGCATTGAGAAAAGGCTGTCGGCCTCCCCTTTTTGGAATGGTGACAACTGGAGCGCCGTTGACGTTTACCTGTTCTGGACTATAAATCGGTTGAAACGGGCAGGTTTTGCATTTTCGGAATTTGACCACGTTATTCAACACTATCAAAAAATGTTAGCCAGCCCTGTGGTGAAACGCGCGTTACTGAAAGAAAGCGCATTGTGATTAAAACCCAAAACCGGCTTTCACTTGACTGTTTCAGCCGGTTTTAGCGGTTCTATTTCGGACACTTTGACTTAAGCCGAAATGACCTCGTTCACAAAATCGCGAATCTCACTACTCAGGCGCCGGTCGGATGTTCCAAGATGCCCGGCTATTGAGTAGTGATTATGGCCAGAGAGTATCATGCTGCGATCAAGGGTATGATTAACCTGAAGGCGCGCTTGTAATAGCCCGATGCATTCCTGTTGGAAGCGCTCTGGGTCGAGTTCAGTACAGGCAATAAATAAGGGAATAGAAGTAGCAATAAGTGCGGGTAACGGCATTCGCGATTGATACATGGACGCATCACCATAATACAACGTATCACGCTCATCCAATGGCGTCACACCATATAACCCCGAGAGCAAGACTGCCGCTTTGATGTCTGTTTTGCCTGGATTAAGCTGTAAGTAGGTAGCCACATGACAGGCCCCGGCAGAGGTGCCGCATAGGATGATGTTATTCGCATCACCACCATACTCATGAATATTATCGTTTAACCACGCGACTACACGAGAGACATCATCGCCACCACTAGGCCATGTAAAGTCTGGGGCCAGGCGATAATTAATAACGACGCCTAACCACCCCAACTCTGCTGCCATGCGACCAACACAGGCATTATACCAGCGTTCATCGTCCCCCTTATCACCTTTTAAAAATCCTCCTCCGTGTACGAAGACGAATACAGGTTTACTTGCGTCACTGCGACGACTATCAGCACCGTAAATATCCAGCACATGACGTTCATGATCGCCATAAGCAACATTGGTGGCGCTCGCAGGTTGTCTGGCGACCAGCAATTTCTGCTCGTTATCAAAAATCGTCAGCAAGCCTTCCATCATAGAAGGGCCAAGCTCTCGACCCAAACTGCGGATTTGATTGCTTATGGCTGATATTTGCATAGTAAGGGTATCCTGATAAATCATTCAGCAGTGATGGTATTGATCAATTTGCCCATAGGACCAATTTCAACCGACACACTATCACCCGGCTT
The genomic region above belongs to Alteromonas gilva and contains:
- a CDS encoding alpha/beta hydrolase — its product is MKKLSLLLLLLITSLYAFAQNAPTVTNKNVEKQSFLGEPYRLYPDDKERQQNDQEMWGQVSISMPGRFNSEQYLVRNVTNPSLYAFIPEPETATGTAVIIAPGGAFLSLAVQTEGLEVAKALNAQGIAAFILTYTLNETPVDVNEYGAYVSSVFAAKAKGKGPDTFVSQAPKDALQALTFVKDNAKKFAVNPQHIGFMGFSAGAKTTLMASIAETDNRPAFLGYIYGSMKALEVPNDAPPMFTAIALDDGLYGKGGFGIVTAWQKQSVPVEVHAYEKGDHGFGVGRPGTTSTGMIPQFVNWLKSRGL
- a CDS encoding glycoside hydrolase family 1 protein, producing the protein MIDRRQFLAMASATMTAPLFAKAATSSVPQDGSFPDKFFWGAASAGHQVEGNNVNSDIWLLENVKPTLFKEQSGDACNSFELWETDLELCRSLGFSAYRFSIEWARIEPEPGLFSQAMIDHYKRIIDGCHKRNMIPLVTFNHFASPVWFGARGGWINPEAPALFANYCSKVASQVADSIGYAVTFNEPNLLRLLKVIGIPPFVWDMQEKMLAAAGKASQSDYFCAINAARLSDLDVMNSLLIEGHIAARQAIKAERTNLDVGFTLAMLDDQSEGPDSVRDDMRQYNYGDWLNVTETDFIGVQNYEKVIWNDKGRVHTPEDAEKNNAGSWIDATSLANTVAYTYAETGKPIIVSEHGIGTNDDSQRERFIKHSLKHLQRLIEDGVPVKGYIHWTLLDNFEWISGYSEHFGLHTVDRKTFERKPKPSALAYSKIIKQNRV
- a CDS encoding glutathione S-transferase family protein — its product is MFRLFASPGACSQISIIILEKAQANYELHSVHLAKGEHKKAEYLSINPKGKVPALMTKHGVLTETPAIVLFLHEEFENADILPANYPVTEVVSDLSWFASFIHPLITRYAKPDLIGVTTEVDAVKTVAQTQLNSAYRSIEKRLSASPFWNGDNWSAVDVYLFWTINRLKRAGFAFSEFDHVIQHYQKMLASPVVKRALLKESAL
- a CDS encoding alpha/beta hydrolase produces the protein MQISAISNQIRSLGRELGPSMMEGLLTIFDNEQKLLVARQPASATNVAYGDHERHVLDIYGADSRRSDASKPVFVFVHGGGFLKGDKGDDERWYNACVGRMAAELGWLGVVINYRLAPDFTWPSGGDDVSRVVAWLNDNIHEYGGDANNIILCGTSAGACHVATYLQLNPGKTDIKAAVLLSGLYGVTPLDERDTLYYGDASMYQSRMPLPALIATSIPLFIACTELDPERFQQECIGLLQARLQVNHTLDRSMILSGHNHYSIAGHLGTSDRRLSSEIRDFVNEVISA